Proteins encoded in a region of the Syngnathus typhle isolate RoL2023-S1 ecotype Sweden linkage group LG20, RoL_Styp_1.0, whole genome shotgun sequence genome:
- the atp9b gene encoding probable phospholipid-transporting ATPase IIB isoform X2: MADGIPLDSIRKSLRRNHYYYHSVRHSRLSVDDEPSSLDEMPLMMSDEAFENDENDYQTLPRARVNHRRRGLGWFLLGGWKVLWSSCCDCLVRMCRRKKELKARTVWLGHPEKCEEKFPKNSIHNQKYNIFTFVPGVLYQQFKFFLNLYFLVVACSQFVPSLKIGYLYTYWAPLGFVLAVTMVREAVDEVRRHRRDQEMNSQLYTKLTLRGKIQVKSSDIQVGDLIIVEKNQRIPADMIFMRTSEKNGACFIRTDQLDGETDWKLKMAVGCTQRLPAVGDLFSINAFVYAQKPQLDIHSFEGNFTREDADPQIHESLSIENTLWASTVVASGTVIGVVIYTGKETRSVLNTSYAKNKVGLLDLELNRLTKALFFAQLVLSIVMEAVHSFVGPWLRNLFRFVVLFSYIIPISLRVNLDMGKAAYGWMIMKDENIPGTVVRTSTIPEELGRLVYLLTDKTGTLTQNEMIFKRLHLGTVSYGTDTMDEIQSHIIQSYAQGSSSGDSATASQKSQTPGPKVRKSVSSRIHEAVKAIALCHNVTPVYEACGETETAEAEQDFTDDNRTYQASSPDEVALVQWTESVGLTLVNRDLGSLQLKTPAGQILSFNILQIFPFTSESKRMGIIVREESTGDITFYMKGADVAMASIVQYNDWLEEECGNMAREGLRTLVVAKKSLSEEQYQDFESRYNQAKLSIHDRTLKVAAVVESLERELELLCLTGVEDQLQTDVRPTLELLRNAGIKIWMLTGDKLETATCIAKSSHLVSRNQDIHVFRPVTNRGEAHLELNAFRRKHDCALVISGDSLEVCLRYYEHEFVELACQCPAVVCCRCSPTQKAQIVTLLQQHTANRTCAIGDGGNDVSMIQAADCGIGIEGKEGKQASLAADFSITQFKHIGRLLMVHGRNSYKRSAALGQFVMHRGMIISAMQAVFSSIFYFASVPLYQGFLMVGYATIYTMFPVFSLVLDEDVKPEMALLYPELYKDLTKGRSLSFKTFLVWVLVSVYQGGILMYGALVLFESEFVHVVAISFTALILTELLMVALTVRTWHWLMVLAEFFSLGCYLASLAFLNEYFGIGRVSFGAFLDLNFITTWPFLWKVSSITLVSCLPLYIIKYLKRKFSPSSYSKLAS, encoded by the exons ATGGCTGACGGCATCCCGTTAGATTCGATACGGAAAAGCTTGCGGAGAAACCACTACTACTACCACTCTGTCCGACATTCGAG ATTGTCCGTGGACGATGAGCCGTCCAGCCTGGATGAGATGCCCCTGATGATGTCCGACGAGGCCTTCGAGAACGACGAAAACGACTACCAAACATTGCCGCGGGCCCGGGTTAACCACAGACGGCGAGGACTTGGCTGGTTCCTCCTCGGTGGCTGGAAAGTTCTCTGGTCAAG CTGCTGCGATTGCCTGGTCCGAATGTGCCGGCGGAAGAAGGAACTGAAAGCCCGCACCGTGTGGCTTGGCCACCCGGAGAAGTGCGAGGAGAAGTTCCCCAAAAACTCCATCCACAACCAGAAGTACAACATCTTCACCTTTGTGCCAGGG GTTCTGTACCAGCAGTTCAAGTTTTTCCTCAATCTCTACTTCCTGGTGGTGGCCTGCTCGCAGTTTGTGCCCTCGCTGAAGATCGGATACCTGTACACGTACTGGGCGCCCCTG GGCTTCGTGCTGGCGGTCACCATGGTGCGCGAGGCGGTGGACGAGGTGCGGCGCCATCGGCGGGACCAGGAGATGAACTCGCAGCTGTACACCAAGCTGACGCTGCGCG gTAAAATCCAGGTGAAGAGCTCAGACATCCAAGTGGGTGACCTGATTATTGTGGAGAAG AACCAAAGGATTCCCGCAGACATGATCTTCATGAGGACGTCTGAAAAGAACG GGGCGTGTTTCATCAGGACGGACCAGCTGGACGGCGAGACAGACTGGAAGTTGAAAATGGCGGTGGGATGCACGCAGCGGCTTCCGGCAGTGGGG GACCTCTTTTCCATCAACGCCTTCGTCTACGCCCAGAAGCCTCAGCTGGACATCCACAGTTTTGAGGGCAACTTCACACGG GAGGACGCCGACCCCCAGATCCACGAGAGCCTGAGCATCGAAAATACGCTGTGGGCCAGCACGGTCGTAGCGTCGG gcACCGTGATTGGGGTGGTGATCTACACAGGCAAGGAGACCCGCAGCGTGCTCAACACGTCCTACGCCAAAAACAAG GTGGGCCTTCTGGACCTGGAACTGAACCGGCTCACCAAGGCCCTGTTCTTTGCCCAATTGGTTCTGTCCATCGTGATGGAAGCCGTGCACAGCTTTGTAGGTCCGTGGCTCCGCAACCTCTTCCGCTTTGTGGTGCTCTTCTCCTACATCATCCCCATCAG CCTGCGAGTGAACCTGGACATGGGCAAGGCGGCTTACGGCTGGATGATCATGAAGGACGAGAACATCCCCGGCACGGTGGTGAGGACTAGCACCATCCCGGAAGAACTGGGCCGGCTGGTCTACCTCCTGACGGACAAAACAG GCACTCTGACCCAAAACGAGATGATCTTCAAGAGGCTGCACCTGGGGACCGTGTCCTACGGTACCGACACCATGGATGAGATCCAGAGCCATATTATCCAGTCCTATGCTCAG GGCTCCTCCAGTGGCGACTCGGCCACGGCGTCCCAGAAATCCCAGACGCCGGGCCCCAAAGTCCGCAAGAGCGTCAGCAGCCGCATCCACGAGGCGGTGAAGGCCATCGCCCTGTGCCACAACGTCACACCTGTCTACGAGGCGTGCGGCGAGACTGAAACGGCAGAGGCCGAGCAGGACTTCACTGACGACAACCGCACGTATCAGGCTTCCAGTCCCGATGAG GTGGCGTTAGTGCAGTGGACGGAGAGCGTGGGCCTCACCCTTGTCAACCGGGACCTGGGGTCCCTGCAGCTCAAGACACCCGCTGGGCAGATACTGTCCTTCAACATCCTGCAGATCTTCCCCTTTACCTCCGAGAGCAAGCGCATGGGCATCATTGTCAGG GAGGAGTCGACAGGTGACATCACGTTCTACATGAAGGGCGCCGACGTGGCCATGGCGAGCATCGTCCAGTACAACGACTGGTTGGAGGAAGAG TGCGGCAACATGGCCAGAGAAGGTCTGAGAACGTTGGTGGTGGCTAAGAAGTCGCTGTCCGAGGAGCAGTACCAGGACTTTGAG AGCCGCTACAACCAGGCCAAGCTGAGCATCCACGACAGGACCCTGAAAGTGGCGGCGGTGGTGGAGAGCTTGGAGAGGGAGCTGGAGCTCCTCTGCCTGACTGGCGTGGAGGACCAGCTGCAGACCGACGTTAGGCCCACGCTGGAGCTGCTCAGGAACGCCGGCATCAAG atCTGGATGTTGACTGGGGACAAGCTTGAAACGGCCACATGCATCGCCAAAAGCTCTCATTTGGTCTCCAGAAACCAGGACATCCATGTTTTCCGACCG GTGACCAACCGAGGGGAGGCCCACCTGGAGTTGAACGCCTTCCGCAGGAAGCACGACTGCGCGCTGGTCATCTCGGGCGACTCCCTGGAGGTGTGCCTGCGCTACTACGAGCACGAGTTTGTGGAGCTGGCGTGCCAGTGCCCCGCCGTGGTGTGCTGTCGCTGCTCGCCCACGCAAAAGGCCCAGATCGTCACGCTGCTCCAGCAGCACACCGCCAACAGAACCTGCGCCATCG GTGACGGCGGTAATGACGTAAGCATGATCCAAGCTGCCGACTGCGGGATTGGAATCGAAGGAAAG GAAGGCAAGCAGGCGTCGCTGGCGGCCGATTTCTCCATCACGCAGTTCAAGCACATCGGCCGCCTCCTCATGGTGCACGGCAGGAACAGCTACAAGCGCTCAGCGGCCCTGGGCCAGTTCGTCATGCACCGTGGGATGATCATCTCCGCCATGCAG GCGGTCTTCTCGTCCATATTCTACTTTGCTTCCGTTCCCTTGTACCAAGGATTCCTCATGGTTGG TTATGCCACCATCTACACCATGTTCCCGGTCTTCTCGCTGGTCCTGGATGAGGACGTGAAGCCGGAGATGGCGCTGCTCTACCCGGAGCTCTACAAGGACTTGACCAAGGGCCGCTCGCTTTCCTTCAAGACCTTCCTGGTCTGGGTTTTGGTCAGCGTGTATCAAG GGGGCATCCTAATGTACGGGGCGCTGGTGCTGTTCGAGTCGGAGTTTGTGCACGTGGTGGCCATCTCGTTCACGGCGCTCATCCTGACTGAGCTGCTGATGGTGGCGCTGACGGTGCGCACGTGGCACTGGCTCATGGTGCTGGCCGAGTTCTTCAGCCTGGGCTGCTACCTGGCCTCGCTCGCTTTCCTCAACGAGTACTTTG GCATAGGCAGGGTGTCCTTTGGAGCTTTTCTTG aCTTAAACTTCATCACCACGTGGCCTTTCTTGTGGAAGGTGTCGTCCATCACGCTGGTCAGCTGCCTGCCGCTCTACATCATCAAGTACCTCAAGCGAAAATTCTCCCCGTCGAGCTACTCTAAACTGGCCTCCTGA
- the atp9b gene encoding probable phospholipid-transporting ATPase IIB isoform X1, which produces MADGIPLDSIRKSLRRNHYYYHSVRHSRLSVDDEPSSLDEMPLMMSDEAFENDENDYQTLPRARVNHRRRGLGWFLLGGWKVLWSSCCDCLVRMCRRKKELKARTVWLGHPEKCEEKFPKNSIHNQKYNIFTFVPGVLYQQFKFFLNLYFLVVACSQFVPSLKIGYLYTYWAPLGFVLAVTMVREAVDEVRRHRRDQEMNSQLYTKLTLRGKIQVKSSDIQVGDLIIVEKNQRIPADMIFMRTSEKNGACFIRTDQLDGETDWKLKMAVGCTQRLPAVGDLFSINAFVYAQKPQLDIHSFEGNFTREDADPQIHESLSIENTLWASTVVASGTVIGVVIYTGKETRSVLNTSYAKNKVGLLDLELNRLTKALFFAQLVLSIVMEAVHSFVGPWLRNLFRFVVLFSYIIPISLRVNLDMGKAAYGWMIMKDENIPGTVVRTSTIPEELGRLVYLLTDKTGTLTQNEMIFKRLHLGTVSYGTDTMDEIQSHIIQSYAQGSSSGDSATASQKSQTPGPKVRKSVSSRIHEAVKAIALCHNVTPVYEACGETETAEAEQDFTDDNRTYQASSPDEVALVQWTESVGLTLVNRDLGSLQLKTPAGQILSFNILQIFPFTSESKRMGIIVREESTGDITFYMKGADVAMASIVQYNDWLEEECGNMAREGLRTLVVAKKSLSEEQYQDFESRYNQAKLSIHDRTLKVAAVVESLERELELLCLTGVEDQLQTDVRPTLELLRNAGIKIWMLTGDKLETATCIAKSSHLVSRNQDIHVFRPVTNRGEAHLELNAFRRKHDCALVISGDSLEVCLRYYEHEFVELACQCPAVVCCRCSPTQKAQIVTLLQQHTANRTCAIGDGGNDVSMIQAADCGIGIEGKEGKQASLAADFSITQFKHIGRLLMVHGRNSYKRSAALGQFVMHRGMIISAMQAVFSSIFYFASVPLYQGFLMVGYATIYTMFPVFSLVLDEDVKPEMALLYPELYKDLTKGRSLSFKTFLVWVLVSVYQGGILMYGALVLFESEFVHVVAISFTALILTELLMVALTVRTWHWLMVLAEFFSLGCYLASLAFLNEYFDLNFITTWPFLWKVSSITLVSCLPLYIIKYLKRKFSPSSYSKLAS; this is translated from the exons ATGGCTGACGGCATCCCGTTAGATTCGATACGGAAAAGCTTGCGGAGAAACCACTACTACTACCACTCTGTCCGACATTCGAG ATTGTCCGTGGACGATGAGCCGTCCAGCCTGGATGAGATGCCCCTGATGATGTCCGACGAGGCCTTCGAGAACGACGAAAACGACTACCAAACATTGCCGCGGGCCCGGGTTAACCACAGACGGCGAGGACTTGGCTGGTTCCTCCTCGGTGGCTGGAAAGTTCTCTGGTCAAG CTGCTGCGATTGCCTGGTCCGAATGTGCCGGCGGAAGAAGGAACTGAAAGCCCGCACCGTGTGGCTTGGCCACCCGGAGAAGTGCGAGGAGAAGTTCCCCAAAAACTCCATCCACAACCAGAAGTACAACATCTTCACCTTTGTGCCAGGG GTTCTGTACCAGCAGTTCAAGTTTTTCCTCAATCTCTACTTCCTGGTGGTGGCCTGCTCGCAGTTTGTGCCCTCGCTGAAGATCGGATACCTGTACACGTACTGGGCGCCCCTG GGCTTCGTGCTGGCGGTCACCATGGTGCGCGAGGCGGTGGACGAGGTGCGGCGCCATCGGCGGGACCAGGAGATGAACTCGCAGCTGTACACCAAGCTGACGCTGCGCG gTAAAATCCAGGTGAAGAGCTCAGACATCCAAGTGGGTGACCTGATTATTGTGGAGAAG AACCAAAGGATTCCCGCAGACATGATCTTCATGAGGACGTCTGAAAAGAACG GGGCGTGTTTCATCAGGACGGACCAGCTGGACGGCGAGACAGACTGGAAGTTGAAAATGGCGGTGGGATGCACGCAGCGGCTTCCGGCAGTGGGG GACCTCTTTTCCATCAACGCCTTCGTCTACGCCCAGAAGCCTCAGCTGGACATCCACAGTTTTGAGGGCAACTTCACACGG GAGGACGCCGACCCCCAGATCCACGAGAGCCTGAGCATCGAAAATACGCTGTGGGCCAGCACGGTCGTAGCGTCGG gcACCGTGATTGGGGTGGTGATCTACACAGGCAAGGAGACCCGCAGCGTGCTCAACACGTCCTACGCCAAAAACAAG GTGGGCCTTCTGGACCTGGAACTGAACCGGCTCACCAAGGCCCTGTTCTTTGCCCAATTGGTTCTGTCCATCGTGATGGAAGCCGTGCACAGCTTTGTAGGTCCGTGGCTCCGCAACCTCTTCCGCTTTGTGGTGCTCTTCTCCTACATCATCCCCATCAG CCTGCGAGTGAACCTGGACATGGGCAAGGCGGCTTACGGCTGGATGATCATGAAGGACGAGAACATCCCCGGCACGGTGGTGAGGACTAGCACCATCCCGGAAGAACTGGGCCGGCTGGTCTACCTCCTGACGGACAAAACAG GCACTCTGACCCAAAACGAGATGATCTTCAAGAGGCTGCACCTGGGGACCGTGTCCTACGGTACCGACACCATGGATGAGATCCAGAGCCATATTATCCAGTCCTATGCTCAG GGCTCCTCCAGTGGCGACTCGGCCACGGCGTCCCAGAAATCCCAGACGCCGGGCCCCAAAGTCCGCAAGAGCGTCAGCAGCCGCATCCACGAGGCGGTGAAGGCCATCGCCCTGTGCCACAACGTCACACCTGTCTACGAGGCGTGCGGCGAGACTGAAACGGCAGAGGCCGAGCAGGACTTCACTGACGACAACCGCACGTATCAGGCTTCCAGTCCCGATGAG GTGGCGTTAGTGCAGTGGACGGAGAGCGTGGGCCTCACCCTTGTCAACCGGGACCTGGGGTCCCTGCAGCTCAAGACACCCGCTGGGCAGATACTGTCCTTCAACATCCTGCAGATCTTCCCCTTTACCTCCGAGAGCAAGCGCATGGGCATCATTGTCAGG GAGGAGTCGACAGGTGACATCACGTTCTACATGAAGGGCGCCGACGTGGCCATGGCGAGCATCGTCCAGTACAACGACTGGTTGGAGGAAGAG TGCGGCAACATGGCCAGAGAAGGTCTGAGAACGTTGGTGGTGGCTAAGAAGTCGCTGTCCGAGGAGCAGTACCAGGACTTTGAG AGCCGCTACAACCAGGCCAAGCTGAGCATCCACGACAGGACCCTGAAAGTGGCGGCGGTGGTGGAGAGCTTGGAGAGGGAGCTGGAGCTCCTCTGCCTGACTGGCGTGGAGGACCAGCTGCAGACCGACGTTAGGCCCACGCTGGAGCTGCTCAGGAACGCCGGCATCAAG atCTGGATGTTGACTGGGGACAAGCTTGAAACGGCCACATGCATCGCCAAAAGCTCTCATTTGGTCTCCAGAAACCAGGACATCCATGTTTTCCGACCG GTGACCAACCGAGGGGAGGCCCACCTGGAGTTGAACGCCTTCCGCAGGAAGCACGACTGCGCGCTGGTCATCTCGGGCGACTCCCTGGAGGTGTGCCTGCGCTACTACGAGCACGAGTTTGTGGAGCTGGCGTGCCAGTGCCCCGCCGTGGTGTGCTGTCGCTGCTCGCCCACGCAAAAGGCCCAGATCGTCACGCTGCTCCAGCAGCACACCGCCAACAGAACCTGCGCCATCG GTGACGGCGGTAATGACGTAAGCATGATCCAAGCTGCCGACTGCGGGATTGGAATCGAAGGAAAG GAAGGCAAGCAGGCGTCGCTGGCGGCCGATTTCTCCATCACGCAGTTCAAGCACATCGGCCGCCTCCTCATGGTGCACGGCAGGAACAGCTACAAGCGCTCAGCGGCCCTGGGCCAGTTCGTCATGCACCGTGGGATGATCATCTCCGCCATGCAG GCGGTCTTCTCGTCCATATTCTACTTTGCTTCCGTTCCCTTGTACCAAGGATTCCTCATGGTTGG TTATGCCACCATCTACACCATGTTCCCGGTCTTCTCGCTGGTCCTGGATGAGGACGTGAAGCCGGAGATGGCGCTGCTCTACCCGGAGCTCTACAAGGACTTGACCAAGGGCCGCTCGCTTTCCTTCAAGACCTTCCTGGTCTGGGTTTTGGTCAGCGTGTATCAAG GGGGCATCCTAATGTACGGGGCGCTGGTGCTGTTCGAGTCGGAGTTTGTGCACGTGGTGGCCATCTCGTTCACGGCGCTCATCCTGACTGAGCTGCTGATGGTGGCGCTGACGGTGCGCACGTGGCACTGGCTCATGGTGCTGGCCGAGTTCTTCAGCCTGGGCTGCTACCTGGCCTCGCTCGCTTTCCTCAACGAGTACTTTG aCTTAAACTTCATCACCACGTGGCCTTTCTTGTGGAAGGTGTCGTCCATCACGCTGGTCAGCTGCCTGCCGCTCTACATCATCAAGTACCTCAAGCGAAAATTCTCCCCGTCGAGCTACTCTAAACTGGCCTCCTGA